Proteins encoded together in one Monomorium pharaonis isolate MP-MQ-018 chromosome 8, ASM1337386v2, whole genome shotgun sequence window:
- the LOC118646908 gene encoding uncharacterized protein LOC118646908, protein KNLRCPALGELPLNHVSGEIEPTSINNDNNDAFNAPNEVETTTINNEKNNGFSLVNNVSDEIEPSAINNDNDYDDILTIQIGCGRATCDTAAEEEKKEEEGEVEIKQLGERKNMQHVQDSDEASESTSFNILRENRHYFQRFDTHGHEITFVVRQPPEGFNPLRWLDKVFAEVHAYLTNSSNPDDYIGVTFTADTLAHGPVWLSFTIMYEILEI, encoded by the exons AAAAACCTTAGGTGTCCGGCACTAGGCGAACTCCCCCTAAATCACGTGTCGGGCGAAATTGAACCTACATCAATAAACAACGATAATAATGATGCGTTTAATGCGCCGAACGAAGTTGAGACTACTACAATAAACAACGAAAAAAATAACG GATTTTCATTGGTAAATAATGTATCGGACGAGATTGAACCATCAGcaataaataacgataatgATTATGACG atatattaacaatacaaatAGGATGTGGCCGTGCGACATGTGATACGGCTgcagaagaagagaaaaaagaggaggagggagaggtGGAGATAAAACAGCttggagaaagaaagaatatgCAACACGTTCAAGATTCTGATGAAGCGAGTGAATCGacatcatttaatattttacgagaAAATCGACACTATTTTCAACGATTTGACACTCATGGACATGAGATAACATTCGTTGTACGACAACCGCCAGAAGGTTTCAATCCTTTAAGATGGTTAGATAAAGTATTTGCAGAAGTACATGCATATCTTACAAATTCGAGCAATCCTGACGATTATATAGGCGTGACATTTACTGCTGATACTCTTGCCCATGGGCCTGTGTGGCTGTCTTTTACCATTATGTACgagattttagaaatatag